The nucleotide window AGCTGGATGAGCTGGTTGATGAAGGTCGGGCTCATCGCCACCAGCGCCTGCGGCAGTTCGATGCGCAACAGGATGGTGGACCGCGATAGCCCCAGTGCCTGGCCAGCTTCTTTCTGGCCACGGTCCAATGCCTGCAGGCCGGCTCTCACCGCCTGGCTGGCATAACCGCCAATGTTGAGCCCCAGCACCATGGCACTGACCGTCATTGCCGACAGCGCCAGTCCGGCCAGGGGCAAGGCGTAATAGAACACGAAGAGCAGGATGATGACGGCGGAGCTGCGCCAGAACTCGATGACCGACGTCACCACGAACCGTGCCGGGCCCGTGGTCATGTATTGGGCAACTCCAAAGATGAGGCCGAAGGGGATGGCAAAGACCAGGCCATAGAGCGTCACCAAAGCGGTGACGCGAAAGCCCTGCAGGATGCCGAGCCAGATCTCGAGCATGGTCATTTGCCGGCACCAGCCGTGCCGCAGAGCTTCTCGACGGTGACGGTATCAGGCACGACCTCGGTCTCGCCAAAGCCATATCTGGCCATGACCTTGCCAACCGTGCCGTCCTTTGTCAGTGCCAGAAGCCTTTCATCCCACAGTGCCCGCAAATCCCCGTCTTCGCTGCGGAAGGCGACAGCGGCATAGGTGGCCTGCTCGTCTGTCGTGACGAAGGGGCTGGCACTCTCCAGGCCCTTCAGCTTGCCGCTGGCCAGCAGCCCGATCACGGTTGGCGATGACAGCACCGTCACATCGATGCGGCCGGCGCGCAGGGCCGAGATGTTGGCCTCGATGTCGGGGAACAGCAGCATGTTGCTTTCCGGCACGCCGGCTACGGTCGCATTCCTGACCGACACGCTGCCGCGGCCGGCACCCATGATGATCTTCTGGCTGACGATATCGTCAAAGCCATGGATCTGTTTTGGATTACCAGTGAGCACGATGGCTGCGTCGTGGACCTTGAGATCGGGTGCGCCGAAGGCAACCTGCCGGCAGCGCTCCGGCGTGATGGACAGACCCGACGCCACCGCATCGAAGCGGCCCGCCAGCAGCCCCGGGATCAGGGCGCCGAACTCGGTGACCCTGATGTCGAGCTCCTTGACGCCAAGTTCAGAGAAGGCTGCCCGCAACAGGTCCGGGTGCCATCCCTTGGCCTCGCCGGTGGCTTCATCGCGAAAGCCCCATGGTGTCCGGTTGTGAATGCCGATGACGATCTTGCCCTCGCGCAGCACACGCTCCTTAGTCGTCTCGGCTAAGGCCGGACCACCCGGCAAGGCAACGATCAGCGCAAGCAAACCGCCCCACATGAATGCAAGCCGCAGGCTCACAGAACTTCTGAAGGTCATTCTCTCTCTCCCATTGTTGTAAAAGGTGCCTGCCCAGCCGCGGCTCCAGGGCACGCCTGATGCGTGGCCGCGCGTGGCATCGCAATCCCGCCTCCCGCAACCCTGCAGTGTTCAGCTTCGCCGTGGCTGGCTTTCGCGGGCTATGGTGCCGTCCGGCATGGATGCGCGAAGGCGGTTAGTCTCGCCGTCCCGGCCGCGATCCCCGGCGGGCTGGCGCCGGCTATCCGCCGGCAGCGCGTCTGCGCCGCTTTCGCCCAATGCCTGGAGATCCGCCAGGACCGACTGAATTTGCGGCCAGGGAAATGCCGATGTGTCGCCCATGTTCTCGCCACCGCCGACGATGATCTTCAGTTTGGCGATCACCCCGGCCAGTGATTGGGCGGCAGTGGCGGCAACAGC belongs to Aminobacter aminovorans and includes:
- a CDS encoding amino acid ABC transporter permease, whose product is MTMLEIWLGILQGFRVTALVTLYGLVFAIPFGLIFGVAQYMTTGPARFVVTSVIEFWRSSAVIILLFVFYYALPLAGLALSAMTVSAMVLGLNIGGYASQAVRAGLQALDRGQKEAGQALGLSRSTILLRIELPQALVAMSPTFINQLIQLVKATSLVSLVTLTDMTFRAKEISQIEYDPVPIYSSLLLAYFIVCYPVALFGRWVERRINPAREARCGV
- a CDS encoding transporter substrate-binding domain-containing protein gives rise to the protein MTFRSSVSLRLAFMWGGLLALIVALPGGPALAETTKERVLREGKIVIGIHNRTPWGFRDEATGEAKGWHPDLLRAAFSELGVKELDIRVTEFGALIPGLLAGRFDAVASGLSITPERCRQVAFGAPDLKVHDAAIVLTGNPKQIHGFDDIVSQKIIMGAGRGSVSVRNATVAGVPESNMLLFPDIEANISALRAGRIDVTVLSSPTVIGLLASGKLKGLESASPFVTTDEQATYAAVAFRSEDGDLRALWDERLLALTKDGTVGKVMARYGFGETEVVPDTVTVEKLCGTAGAGK